GGCCCCGATGAATTCAGTCTCGCCAAGGTTCTGGGTTTTATTGCAATGATGCTCGCCGCGATCAATATATTTGGCGGGTTTGCGGTAACCCAACGCATGTTGTCTATGTACAAAAAGAAAAATTAGGGGGGTGTTATGTCAGGTTCTATGAATTTAACAGCGCTCGCCTATCTGGTGGCATCGGTACTATTTATTTTGGCATTGCGTGGTTTGTCTTCGCCAGAATCCTCGCGCAAAGGAAATGTACTGGGTATGTCTGGTATGGGCATCGCCATTGTCACCACCATATTTAGCCCGGAAATCACTTCTTATGTATGGATACTGGTGGCGCTGGCGATTGGGGCTGCAATAGGCTTAACCATTGCCAACCGTATCGCTATGACAGCGATGCCGCAACTCGTGGCGGCATTCCATAGCTTAGTGGGTATGGCTGCTGTTTTGGTTGCCGGGGCTGCTTATTCGAACCCTTCTGCCTTTAGGCTGCTTGATGAAGCGGGTCGCATTTTTACCGCGAGTCGAATTGAGATGTCTTTGGGAGTGGCAATTGGCGCTATCACTTTTTCAGGATCGGTCGTTGCGTTCACAAAGCTGCAGGGCTTGGTATCTGGAGCGCCGTTTGTTTTTAAAGGGCAGCATGCATTAAATGCTGCATTGGGCCTGGTGATTATCGGTTTGATGGTTACCTTTTATGTGGATCAGTCGCCGTGGATATTTTGGAGTATGACCGCTCTGGCGTTTGTGATTGGTGTGCTGATTATTATCCCGATTGGCGGCGCCGACATGCCCGTGGTGGTTTCCATGCTGAATTCATACTCGGGTTGGGCGGCGGCAGGTATTGGGTTTACCTTGCACAATAACGCGCTCATTGTTACAGGTGCGCTTGTGGGGTCTTCGGGTGCAATTCTTTCATACATTATGTGCAAGGGCATGAATCGCTCCTTCTTTAACGTAATACTGGGTGGTTTCGGTGGAGACAGTGGCGCCGTGGCTGCAGGCGGTGTGGAAGATCGTCCAGTGAAGCAGGGCAGCGCCGAAGATGCCGCGTTTATCATGAAAAATGCGGGTTCGGTGATAATAGTGCCCGGGTACGGCATGGCGGTCGCACAAGCGCAGCACGCATTGCGCGAAATGGCAGATGGCCTTAAAAAAGCCGGTGTTGATGTTAAATACGCGATTCACCCGGTTGCCGGACGAATGCCGGGCCATATGAATGTGTTGTTAGCAGAAGCGAATGTACCTTACGATGAAGTGTTCGAGTTGGAAGACATCAACAGCGAATTTCAAAGTGCAGATGTGGCCTTTGTGATTGGCGCTAACGATGTGACCAACCCAGCGGCGAAAACCGATCCGCAAAGCGCTATTTATGGCATGCCAATATTGGACGTGGAAAACGCTCGCACAGTTTTGTTTGTCAAGCGCGGAATGTCAGCAGGATATGCGGGGGTGCAGAACGAATTGTTCTTCAGGGACAACACCATGATGTTATTTGGTGATGCGAAAAAAATGGTCGAAGGCATAATTCGCAACTTTGATTGAGGCTACCGCTTATGACAGAACCAAATAACCCGTACGAAGCGCCGGAAAGCTTACTTGAAAGTAGCGTCGAAAGCGTCGGCGGTTCGGTCGAATCAGCGATACGCGGCGAATATTCATTCAAAATTGGTGAAGTGTTAGGCGAAGCCTGGGAACTCTCCAACGGATTTAAAGGCACATTCTGGGGCGCAACCCTATTACTCATCGCGGTGAATATTGGGGCCGGTGTTCTCACCAATTTGGTCGAAGGCAACACCATCGCCCGAGGGGTGATTCAGATAGGTTCGACGTTGCTTCTTTATCCGTTGAATGCCGGCGTAGTAATGCTCTGCGTTTACCGTGCCGCCGGAAGACAGGTTCAGGCTGCTCAGGTTACTGCCTACTTTCCTCAAATCATAAGAATTGTGCTGTTAAACATCGTTGCCAGCGTGCTGATTCTTGTTGGTCTCTTGCTTTTTGTACTTCCAGGAATTTATCTGGCAATAGGCTACATGTTCGCGATACCTCTGTTGCTAGATAAGAACCTGAAAATATGGGATGCACTGGAGGTGTCGCGCAAAACAGTTACGCACTACTGGTTTCGCTATTTGGGCCTGGGCTTGGTTCTCGGCTTCATTGTAATGTTTGGTGCGGTGCTCTTGGGAATTGGTCTTATTTGGGCTGTGCCGCTGGCTGGCTTGGCAATTGGTGTGCTGTACGTACGCGTACTTGGTGCCGATGGCGATATGGGTTAGCCTGCGTCATTGTCGTACTATTCATTGTGTAAACCGGCTAAACTTGTGTGCTAATCCCTTTTTTAGCGTGCCAATATTACGTTAAAGTGCTAGCTCCTATATAAGAAGAAAGAATGGCAAGGTTAAGGAGTGTGAGCTATGCGTAATCTGTCGTCCCCTTGGGGGATCCTGCTACTGATTCTGTGTTTTCCTCTGTTTGCTAGCGCAGATGAACTCCGGGATTCTCTCTTTGCTTCGGCTAAAGGTGCGTTCAAGGAAGCCAAAGCTGAGCTGGCAGATGTGTTGGCGCCGGTTAGTTTCGACAGCGGCGCGCAAGCCTATGCCAGCGCCAATAATCGCTATAAAAAAAACCAGAGTGTCGCCAAGGTTGAGAAAGACCTCAAATCCGCAACCACGTACTTCAGGCAATCAATAAAGGCTGCCAAGGTTGCGCAGATGACATTTAAAACGGCGATCCAGGCACGTACTGATGCGAAAGGTGTGGATGCCGAAAAGCTGGCTACCGATACCTGGGAAAAGGCCGAAAAACAATTTCTGCTCGCAACCAAAACCCTTGAAACCGGCAGTATGAGTCGCGCCAAGACCAAAGCCGCAGAAGCCGAAGCGTCGTTTCGCGACGCTGAGCTCATTGCCATTAAAGGCAACTACCTAAATCAGACCCGGGCAAAAATTGAAGAAGCCAACAGCCTCAAGGTAAAAAAATATGCGCCTAAAACCTTGGAGGAGGCTACCAATCTACTCATGGCTGCCGAGAAAGAGCTGAGCGAAAATCGTTACGACAGCGATAAACCGCGAGCCCTTGTTAAAGAAGCTTTCTACCAGGCGAAGCATTCAATCTATTTGGCTAAACAACTGGAAGCCCTTAAAAGGAAAGAGCTAACTCCGGAGGAGCTCATTTTAAAATTGGAACAACCTGTGGCAAGCATTGCTGCTGAGCTTGATTTGGCAGCCGAATTTGATCAGGGCTTTGATGACCCGGTTCTGCTGATCACCACCGAAATACAGCGGCTTATTCAGGAATCCCATGAATTAGCCGAGTTGAAGAGTAAATACCAAGCATTGGACCAGGAGTTTGCTGCTCTGGAGACAAAGCACGGCATTCAGTCCGAGCGCTTGAAGCAGGAGGAGGACGCACGCGAGCGGTTGCGCCGTGTCGCAGATTTCTTTCGCCGTGACGAGGCGATGGTGTTAACCCAAGGCAGTAATGTATTGATCCGGATGGTCGGTTTGAATTTCGAACCCGGTAGCGCGCAAATTAATGCATCCAACTACGGTTTGTTGCAAAAAGTAGAGCAGGCTGTTCGTGTCTACAAAGGGTACACGGTGGTCGTTGAAGGCCACACAGATTCCTTCGGCAGCACTCAAAGCAATCAGGTCTTATCTGAAGATCGCGCCAATGCAGTGCGGCAGTATTTGTTAGTAAATATGAATGACCTGTCTGCCGGTGCGGTGGAAGCCTACGGGTATGGCGAATCCCGTCCTATCGCCAATAATGAAACTCGTGAAGGCCGCAAACGTAATCGCCGCATCGATCTCTTGTTAAAAGCGCCAGGGCAATAGTGGCTGAGCTATTATACGCGCCAAAATCCGCTATTTTTGGCGCTTTACCCCTTTCCATACCGCTCTCCGTTAGCCCCACCAAACCCCCTAAAAAATAATCAAATTCTCTGTTGACAGCTATTTGCTCTGTCATTAGAATTGCGCCCTCATTTCAGCCGGGTCGCCTGCGGGCGGTTTACGCTGATTGTTCTTTAAAAATGTTTGGAGTTTGGTTCAGATGCAGAATCAACGTATTCGAATTCGCCTGAAGGCCTTTGATCACAAGTTGATTGACGCCTCCACGCTAGAGATTGTTGAAACAGCGAAGCGCACAGGTGCACAGGTTCGCGGTCCTATTCCGCTGCCGACACGTAAAGAGCGATTCACTGTTCTGATCTCGCCGCACGTAAATAAGGATGCGCGAGATCAATATGAAATTCGTACTTATAAGCGGTTGCTCGATATTGTCGAGCCCACGGAGAAAACAGTTGATGCTCTAATGAAGTTGGACTTGGCCGCTGGGGTCGAAGTTCAAATCAGTCTGGGCTAGGTTTCAAATACATTCCGCAACGATATGTTGCGGGTTTGTGTAACGCTCTGAAATGGGCGGCCATAGCGGGTCCACCGGCTCTTGCATAAAGAGCGGTAGGGGAAAGCCCCGTACACTGAGAGGTTTACAAAAATGACGATTGGAATTGTCGGCCGCAAGAGCGGCATGACACGCATTTTTACTGACGATGGTTTATCCGTTCCTGTCACTGTGATTGAGGTTGATCCCAATCGCATCACTCAGGTTAAGAGCGTAGAAACCGACGGTTATGCTGCAGTGCAAGTAACCGTAGGGTCTCGTCGAGCCTCCCGTGTCACCAAGGCAGAAGCAGGTCACTTTGCTAAAGCGCAAACCGAAGCCGGTCGCGGTATTTGGGAGTTGCGTAACGATGCAGGTGCCGACTTTGAGGTTGGTGGTCAACTGACTGTAGAAGCTTTCGAAGCTGGTCAGAAGGTTGATGTAACGGGCACTTCTAAAGGTAAGGGTTTTGCTGGTGGTGTAAAGCGTTGGAATTTTCGTACCCAAGACGCTACCCACGGTAACTCTCTCTCGCATCGAGCCCCTGGTTCTATTGGTCAATGTCAGACTCCGGGGCGTGTATTCAAAGGCAAGAAAATGGCCGGTCACATGGGTGCTGAGCGTGTAACGACTCAGAATCTGGAAGTGGTTAGGGTCGATGTTGAACGCAATCTTTTATTGATTAAGGGCGCTGTTCCGGGTGCTCCTGGTGGTGACGTAATTGTGCGTCCTGCCGTCAAGATGCGTAACAACGGTTAAGTCACCCGGGGGAATCGACCATGGAATTAAATATAGTTACTCCACAGGGCGCCAAGGGTACCGTTGCGGTTTCCGAGGTGGCTTTTGGAAAAGAGTTTAACCAAGATTTGGTGCATCAGGCTGTTGTAGCCTATTTGGCGGGTGGTCGTCAGGGCACCAAAGCACAAAAGAATCGCTCTGCCGTTTCTGGTGGTGGTAAAAAGCCATGGCGTCAGAAGGGTACTGGCCGTGCGCGTGCGGGTACAATTCGTAGCCCAATATGGCGCTCAGGCGGTGTTGCTTTTGCGGCTCAGCCTCGCGATTTTGAACAAAAGCTCAATAAGAAGATGTATCGCGCGGCATTGCGATGCATTTTGTCAGAGCTCGCGCGTCAGGAACGTTTGGTTGTCGTTGAAGAGTTTGATGTAGATGCGCCAAAAACCAAAGGTTTGGTGCAGAAGTTGGCCGAGTACGATCTGTCTGACGTATTGATCGTGACGGAGCAGGTGAGCGAGAACCTCTATCTGGCCTCCCGTAATCTGCACAAAGTAGATGTTCGTGACGTGCAGGGTGTAGATCCGGTCAGTTTGATTCGTTTCGAAAAGGTTGTGGTCACTGTGCCCGCCGTTAAAAAACTTGAGGAGGTGCTGGCATGAACCAGGAGCGCCTGTACAAAGTTTTGCTTGGGCCGGTAATTTCTGAAAAGGCAGCTGTGGTAGCGGAAGTGGCTAACCAGGCGGTGTTTAAGGTGGTTGCCGATGCGAATAAGTCCGAGATCAAAGCTGCTGTAGAAAAACTGTTTAATGTGAGTGTTGAGGGTGTTCGCGTTCTCAATGTAAAGGGTAAAACCAAGCGCACGCGATTCGGAATGGGTCGTCGCAGCGATTGGAAAAAGGCTTATGTCTCTCTGGCGGAAGGTTCAGAGATCGACTTTGAGTCTGGTGAGTAAGGAGCGGACTGATGCCGATTGTAAAACGCAAGCCAACTTCAGCCGGTCGCCGCTTCGTTGTAAGCGTTGTTAACCCGGACTTACATAAGGGTGCGCCCCATGCGCCCCTATTGGAAAAGAAATCTAAAAACGGTGGTCGCAACAACAAGGGTCGCATTACAACGCGTCATATTGGTGGTGGCCATAAGCGGCATTATCGCAAGATCGACTTCAAGCGAAACAAAGACGCCATTCCGGCCAAGGTTGAGCGCATTGAGTATGATCCAAATCGCACCGCCTATATCGCATTGATTTGTTATAGCGATGGTGAGCGTCGCTATATTGTGGCCCCCAAAGGGTTGAAGGCGGGTGATGTGGTTGAGTCTGGTGATGCTGCTCCGATCAAGGTGGGTAATACATTGCCGCTTCGCAATATCCCGGTAGGTAGTGTGATCCATTGTATTGAGCTTAAGCCTGCTAAGGGTGCGCAGCTTGCCCGATCTGCTGGCGCATCCGTGCAGCTGGTTGCCCGGGAAGGTCAGTATGCCACGTTGCGTTTGCGTAGTGGTGAGATGCGTAAAGTTGAAGTGGAATGTCGCGCAACTCTGGGCGAGGTTTCCAACAGTGAGCACAATTTGCGGTCACTGGGTAAGGCTGGTGCCACGCGCTGGCGCGGTGTTCGTCCTACCGTTCGCGGTGTGGCGATGAACCCTGTAGACCACCCGCATGGTGGTGGTGAGGGTCGCACGTCCGGTGGTCGTCACCCGGTTTCGCCTTGGGGTACTCCTACTAAGGGTTATAAGACCCGCAGTAATAAGCGTACCGACAAAATGATTGTTCGTCGTCGCGATAAAAAATAAGCGTCGGCTAAATAGCTAAAGAGGAAAGAGCAGTGCCACGTTCACTGAAGAAAGGTCCTTTTATTGACCACCATCTTTTGAAAAAAGTGGAAGTCGCGGCGGAGAAAAATGATCGTCGTCCCATTAAAACTTGGTCTCGTCGCTCGATGATTCTGCCAGAAATGGTTGGTTTGACCATCGCTGTTCATAACGGGCGTCAGCACGTACCGGTTCTGGTTAGCGAAGAAATGGTTGGTCACAAATTGGGTGAGTTCGCGGCAACCCGCACTTACCGTGGCCATGTTGCAGATAAAAAAGCGAAGCGCTAAGCGCACTTAGCGAGGAATTAGTGATGGAAGTAGCAGCTAAATTACGCGGTGCTGGTCTCTCTGCGCAAAAAGCGCGCTTGGTAGCCGATCAGATACGCGGTAAATCCGTTGAAGATGCTTTGGATTTGTTGGCGTTCAGCACCAAGAAAGGTGCTGCGGTCATCAAGAAAGTTTTGGAGTCGGCTATCGCAAACGCCGAGCACAACGAAGGTGCCGACGTTGACGAGCTGAAGGTGTCCACCATTTTCGTGGATGAAGGTTTAACGATGAAGCGCATTCGTCCGCGCGCCAAGGGCCGGGCTGATCGAATTTTTAAGCGCACTTGCCACATCACCGTTAAAGTAGCGGATCAATAAGAGAGAAGACTTATGGGTCAGAAAGTACATCCAACAGGCATCCGTCTCGGTATTGTTAAAAAGCACACGTCTGTGTGGTATGCCGGCAAGGGCGAGTACGCAGATAAATTGAATCAGGATTTGCTGGTGCGTCAGTATATTCAAAAGGCCCTATCACACGCCTCTGTAAGTCGTGTTGATATTGAGCGACCTGCGAATACCGCACGGGTAACTATTCACACTGCGCGACCAGGTATTGTTATTGGTAAGAAGGGTGAAGATGTCGAAAAGCTGCGAGCTGAGATAAGTCGCCAAATGGGTGTGCCGGTGCATATCAACATTGAAGAAATCCGCAAACCGGATCTCGACGGTGTATTGGTAGCGCAAAGTGTTGCGCAGCAGCTTGAGCGTCGGGTGATGTTTCGTCGTGCGATGAAGCGCGCTGTACAAAATGCCATGCGTCAAGGCGCGGAAGGTGTAAAAATTCAGGTTAGCGGTCGTTTGGGCGGCGCAGAGATTGCCCGTACTGAATGGTATCGCGAAGGCCGTGTACCGCTACATACCTTGCGTGCCGATATCGATTACGCAACCGCAGAAGCATCCACCACCTACGGTATCATCGGTGTGAAGGTATGGATCTTCAAGGGTGAAATCATCGGTGATATGGAAGAGGTAGACACTTCTCCCAAGAAAAAGGGCGCTAAATAAGCGTTTGTGGTTAACAAGTTTTTGACGAATAAGGGTTAGGCAAATGCTGCAACCAAAGCGTACAAAATTCCGAAAGCAAATGAAGGGGCGCAATCGCGGATTGGCGCAACGAGGCTCCAAAGTTAGCTTTGGTGAATACGGATTAAAAGCGGTAGCTCGTGGTCGCATTACTGCGCGACAAATTGAAGCTGCGCGTCGTGCAATGACCCGTCACGTTAAGCGTGGCGGAAAAATCTGGATTCGCGTATTTCCAGACAAGCCGATTACCGAGAAGCCCTTGGAAGTTCGTCAGGGTAAAGGTAAGGGTAATGTGGAGTACTGGGTTGCTCAGATTCAGCCAGGTAAAGTGCTCTATGAGATGGAAGGTGTTTCTGAAGAGCTGGCCCGCGAAGCTTTTGCTCTGGCTGCGGCGAAACTGCCTTTGAACACAACTTTTGTTAAGCGGTCGGTGATGTGATGAACGTAAGTGAACTTAACGAAAAGTCAGTTGAAGAATTGAATCAAGAGTTGCTTGCTCAATTAGAAGCGCAATTCAAGCTTCGCATGCAAAAATCAACTGGCCAGCTGAACCAGACGCATTTAATGAAGCAGACCCGTCGCGACATCGCACGCATTAAAACGGTGCTGAGTCAGAAAGCGGCAACTAAGTAACAGCGTAGGTAACGAGAATGGCTGAAGCAGAAAAACTGGTACGTACGCTAACCGGCAAAGTTGTTAGCGATAAGATGGACAAGTCGATTACCGTGTTAATCGAGCGTCGTGTAAAGCATCCGGTTTACGGAAAATACGTCAGTAAATCTACCAAGATTAAAGCGCACGACGAACAAAACGAATGCAGTCAAGGCGATACGGTAACGATCGCCGAGTCTCGTCCGCTTTCGAAAACCAAGTCATGGACTTTGGTGAAAATCGAAGAGCGAGCGACACGAATTTAAGTGAATCGCCATCGGCTGGAATAGGTTCCTGCCGTTATTGAGTTTCGGAGAAAGACGATGATTCAAACAGAAACGTATTTGGATGTAGCCGATAACAGCGGTGCACGTCGCGTGATGTGTATCAAAGTATTGGGTGGCTCCCATCGTCGCTACGCGAGCGTTGGCGATGTCATTAAAGTAACAGTTAAGGAAGCGATTCCTCGCGGTAAGGTCAAGAAAGGCCAGGTAATGAAGGCTGTTGTTGTGCGTACCCGAAAAGGTGTGCGTCGCCCAGACGGTTCTGTAATCCGCTTTGACGACAACGCTGCAGTGTTGCTTAACGCACAGGAAGCTCCTGTGGGTACTCGTATCTTCGGCCCAGTAACTCGCGAACTGCGTGGTGAAAAGTTTATGAAGATTATCTCTCTTGCGCCCGAAGTACTGTAATCGGTTGCCCAGAGATCTAGAGGATATTTAAGTTATGCGCAAAATTAAACGAAATGACGAAGTGGTGGTAATCACCGGTCGTGATAAAGGTAAGCGCGGCAAAGTTACCCGCGTACTGCCTGATAATCGAGTTCTCGTCTCCGGCGTGCAGATGGTTAAAAAGCATCAGAAGCCAAACCCACAAATGGGTGTTGCTGGCGGAATCGTTGAGAAAGAAGCCCCGATTCAGGTATCAAATGTTGCAATTTACAATCCGAGCACGCATAAAGCGGATCGCGTTGGATTTAAAGTGTTGGAAGACGGAAACAAGGTTCGAGTTTTCAAATCCGACGGCAAAGCTATCGACGCATAAGCGGACTGGGTGAAGAGAATGGCCAGGCTTAAAGAAAAGTATCAAAACGAAATTGCTGCCAAGTTGAAAGATGAACTTGGTTTGAGCAACGTGATGGAAATTCCTCGCATCACCAAAATCACTCTTAATATGGGTGTTGGTGAAGCAATCGGTGATAAGAAGGTGCTTGAAAGTGCCGTCGCTGATCTGGAAAAAATCGCTGGTCAAAAGCCAGTCATTACAAAAGCACGCAGATCAATCGCGGGCTTTAAAGTACGGGAAGGGTGGCCAGTAGGTTGTAAAGTTACCCTTCGAAAAGAAAGAATGTACGAGTTTCTCGACCGTCTCATTAGTATCGCTATTCCGCGAGTACGAGATTTCCGCGGTATTAGTCCCAAGCAGTTTGATGGTCGCGGTAACTTTTCTATGGGTGTGAATGAGCAGATCATTTTCCCCGAGATTGATTACGATAAAGTTGACAAGCTGCGCGGTTTGGATATTTGCATTTCCACCACTGCACGTACTAACGATGAAGGCCGCGCTTTGTTAAAAGCGTTTAACTTCCCATTTAAAGGCTAGGAGTTGATTGAATAATGGCTAAGAAATCAATGATCGCCCGTGAAGTTAAACGTGCGAAAGCGGTTCAAAAATACGCTGGTAAGCGTGACGAGCTGAAAGCAATTATCAACGGAGTTGATTCCACAGACGAGCAGGTGTGGGAAGCGATGTTGAAGTTGCAAAAGTTACCTCGCGACAGCAGTGCCGCACGTGGTCAACGTCGTTGCCGTGTAACTGGTCGTCCTCACGCGGTGTATCGCAAGTTCGGCCTGTGCAGAAACAAATTGCGCGAAGCTGCCATGCGCGGCGACGTACCAGGCCTGGTTAAAGCCAGTTGGTAAACCGGGTTACTAGTAGGAGCAGAATTTTATGAGTATGCAAGACCCTATCTCCGATATGCTCACTCGCATTCGCAATGCGCAGATGGTTGGCAAAACGTCAGTTACTATGCCGTCTTCAAA
The DNA window shown above is from Alteromonadaceae bacterium 2753L.S.0a.02 and carries:
- a CDS encoding NAD(P) transhydrogenase subunit beta; its protein translation is MSGSMNLTALAYLVASVLFILALRGLSSPESSRKGNVLGMSGMGIAIVTTIFSPEITSYVWILVALAIGAAIGLTIANRIAMTAMPQLVAAFHSLVGMAAVLVAGAAYSNPSAFRLLDEAGRIFTASRIEMSLGVAIGAITFSGSVVAFTKLQGLVSGAPFVFKGQHALNAALGLVIIGLMVTFYVDQSPWIFWSMTALAFVIGVLIIIPIGGADMPVVVSMLNSYSGWAAAGIGFTLHNNALIVTGALVGSSGAILSYIMCKGMNRSFFNVILGGFGGDSGAVAAGGVEDRPVKQGSAEDAAFIMKNAGSVIIVPGYGMAVAQAQHALREMADGLKKAGVDVKYAIHPVAGRMPGHMNVLLAEANVPYDEVFELEDINSEFQSADVAFVIGANDVTNPAAKTDPQSAIYGMPILDVENARTVLFVKRGMSAGYAGVQNELFFRDNTMMLFGDAKKMVEGIIRNFD
- a CDS encoding outer membrane protein OmpA-like peptidoglycan-associated protein, giving the protein MRNLSSPWGILLLILCFPLFASADELRDSLFASAKGAFKEAKAELADVLAPVSFDSGAQAYASANNRYKKNQSVAKVEKDLKSATTYFRQSIKAAKVAQMTFKTAIQARTDAKGVDAEKLATDTWEKAEKQFLLATKTLETGSMSRAKTKAAEAEASFRDAELIAIKGNYLNQTRAKIEEANSLKVKKYAPKTLEEATNLLMAAEKELSENRYDSDKPRALVKEAFYQAKHSIYLAKQLEALKRKELTPEELILKLEQPVASIAAELDLAAEFDQGFDDPVLLITTEIQRLIQESHELAELKSKYQALDQEFAALETKHGIQSERLKQEEDARERLRRVADFFRRDEAMVLTQGSNVLIRMVGLNFEPGSAQINASNYGLLQKVEQAVRVYKGYTVVVEGHTDSFGSTQSNQVLSEDRANAVRQYLLVNMNDLSAGAVEAYGYGESRPIANNETREGRKRNRRIDLLLKAPGQ
- a CDS encoding SSU ribosomal protein S10P, whose translation is MQNQRIRIRLKAFDHKLIDASTLEIVETAKRTGAQVRGPIPLPTRKERFTVLISPHVNKDARDQYEIRTYKRLLDIVEPTEKTVDALMKLDLAAGVEVQISLG
- a CDS encoding LSU ribosomal protein L3P encodes the protein MTIGIVGRKSGMTRIFTDDGLSVPVTVIEVDPNRITQVKSVETDGYAAVQVTVGSRRASRVTKAEAGHFAKAQTEAGRGIWELRNDAGADFEVGGQLTVEAFEAGQKVDVTGTSKGKGFAGGVKRWNFRTQDATHGNSLSHRAPGSIGQCQTPGRVFKGKKMAGHMGAERVTTQNLEVVRVDVERNLLLIKGAVPGAPGGDVIVRPAVKMRNNG
- a CDS encoding large subunit ribosomal protein L4, which produces MELNIVTPQGAKGTVAVSEVAFGKEFNQDLVHQAVVAYLAGGRQGTKAQKNRSAVSGGGKKPWRQKGTGRARAGTIRSPIWRSGGVAFAAQPRDFEQKLNKKMYRAALRCILSELARQERLVVVEEFDVDAPKTKGLVQKLAEYDLSDVLIVTEQVSENLYLASRNLHKVDVRDVQGVDPVSLIRFEKVVVTVPAVKKLEEVLA
- a CDS encoding large subunit ribosomal protein L23; protein product: MNQERLYKVLLGPVISEKAAVVAEVANQAVFKVVADANKSEIKAAVEKLFNVSVEGVRVLNVKGKTKRTRFGMGRRSDWKKAYVSLAEGSEIDFESGE
- a CDS encoding large subunit ribosomal protein L2 — translated: MPIVKRKPTSAGRRFVVSVVNPDLHKGAPHAPLLEKKSKNGGRNNKGRITTRHIGGGHKRHYRKIDFKRNKDAIPAKVERIEYDPNRTAYIALICYSDGERRYIVAPKGLKAGDVVESGDAAPIKVGNTLPLRNIPVGSVIHCIELKPAKGAQLARSAGASVQLVAREGQYATLRLRSGEMRKVEVECRATLGEVSNSEHNLRSLGKAGATRWRGVRPTVRGVAMNPVDHPHGGGEGRTSGGRHPVSPWGTPTKGYKTRSNKRTDKMIVRRRDKK
- a CDS encoding SSU ribosomal protein S19P, which gives rise to MPRSLKKGPFIDHHLLKKVEVAAEKNDRRPIKTWSRRSMILPEMVGLTIAVHNGRQHVPVLVSEEMVGHKLGEFAATRTYRGHVADKKAKR
- a CDS encoding LSU ribosomal protein L22P, with the translated sequence MEVAAKLRGAGLSAQKARLVADQIRGKSVEDALDLLAFSTKKGAAVIKKVLESAIANAEHNEGADVDELKVSTIFVDEGLTMKRIRPRAKGRADRIFKRTCHITVKVADQ
- a CDS encoding small subunit ribosomal protein S3; the protein is MGQKVHPTGIRLGIVKKHTSVWYAGKGEYADKLNQDLLVRQYIQKALSHASVSRVDIERPANTARVTIHTARPGIVIGKKGEDVEKLRAEISRQMGVPVHINIEEIRKPDLDGVLVAQSVAQQLERRVMFRRAMKRAVQNAMRQGAEGVKIQVSGRLGGAEIARTEWYREGRVPLHTLRADIDYATAEASTTYGIIGVKVWIFKGEIIGDMEEVDTSPKKKGAK
- a CDS encoding LSU ribosomal protein L16P, whose amino-acid sequence is MLQPKRTKFRKQMKGRNRGLAQRGSKVSFGEYGLKAVARGRITARQIEAARRAMTRHVKRGGKIWIRVFPDKPITEKPLEVRQGKGKGNVEYWVAQIQPGKVLYEMEGVSEELAREAFALAAAKLPLNTTFVKRSVM
- a CDS encoding large subunit ribosomal protein L29, with the protein product MNVSELNEKSVEELNQELLAQLEAQFKLRMQKSTGQLNQTHLMKQTRRDIARIKTVLSQKAATK
- a CDS encoding small subunit ribosomal protein S17, giving the protein MAEAEKLVRTLTGKVVSDKMDKSITVLIERRVKHPVYGKYVSKSTKIKAHDEQNECSQGDTVTIAESRPLSKTKSWTLVKIEERATRI
- a CDS encoding LSU ribosomal protein L14P, with product MIQTETYLDVADNSGARRVMCIKVLGGSHRRYASVGDVIKVTVKEAIPRGKVKKGQVMKAVVVRTRKGVRRPDGSVIRFDDNAAVLLNAQEAPVGTRIFGPVTRELRGEKFMKIISLAPEVL
- a CDS encoding large subunit ribosomal protein L24 codes for the protein MRKIKRNDEVVVITGRDKGKRGKVTRVLPDNRVLVSGVQMVKKHQKPNPQMGVAGGIVEKEAPIQVSNVAIYNPSTHKADRVGFKVLEDGNKVRVFKSDGKAIDA
- a CDS encoding large subunit ribosomal protein L5; protein product: MARLKEKYQNEIAAKLKDELGLSNVMEIPRITKITLNMGVGEAIGDKKVLESAVADLEKIAGQKPVITKARRSIAGFKVREGWPVGCKVTLRKERMYEFLDRLISIAIPRVRDFRGISPKQFDGRGNFSMGVNEQIIFPEIDYDKVDKLRGLDICISTTARTNDEGRALLKAFNFPFKG
- a CDS encoding small subunit ribosomal protein S14: MAKKSMIAREVKRAKAVQKYAGKRDELKAIINGVDSTDEQVWEAMLKLQKLPRDSSAARGQRRCRVTGRPHAVYRKFGLCRNKLREAAMRGDVPGLVKASW